One Natronomonas moolapensis 8.8.11 genomic region harbors:
- a CDS encoding ABC transporter ATP-binding protein, whose product MAAIELDGVEKSFGDVRALRGLDLDVQDGEIFGFLGPNGAGKSTTINVLLDFIRPDAGSVRVLGREAREDSVAVRERTGVLPEGFDVYDRLTAREHVRFAIDSKGADDDPYPLLERVGLADAASRKAGGFSTGMRQRLALAMALVGDPELLVLDEPSSGLDPNGARELREIVESEAEDGTTVFFSSHILGQVEAVCDRVGIIREGELVAVDTIEGLRENVGGGSTLVVEVDSVPEDAAHRLKSLDGVSEATIEGTTLRITCEDDVKMDAVSELEALGADVSDFSTEEAPLEDLFAAYTEGEQ is encoded by the coding sequence ATGGCCGCCATCGAACTCGACGGCGTCGAGAAGTCCTTCGGCGACGTACGGGCGCTCCGGGGTCTCGATCTGGACGTCCAGGACGGCGAGATATTCGGCTTTCTCGGTCCCAACGGCGCGGGGAAGTCGACGACAATCAACGTCCTCTTGGACTTCATCCGCCCCGACGCGGGCTCGGTCCGGGTGTTAGGTCGGGAGGCCCGAGAGGACAGCGTCGCGGTCAGAGAACGCACCGGCGTCCTCCCCGAGGGATTCGACGTCTACGACCGCCTGACGGCGCGCGAGCACGTCCGCTTCGCCATCGATTCGAAGGGGGCCGACGACGACCCCTACCCCCTCCTCGAACGGGTCGGGCTGGCCGACGCCGCGAGCCGGAAGGCCGGCGGCTTCTCGACCGGGATGCGCCAGCGGCTCGCCCTCGCGATGGCGCTCGTCGGCGATCCCGAACTGCTCGTACTCGACGAGCCCTCCTCGGGGTTGGATCCCAACGGCGCACGCGAGCTCCGCGAGATTGTCGAGAGCGAGGCCGAAGACGGGACGACGGTGTTCTTTTCGAGTCACATCCTCGGGCAGGTCGAGGCCGTCTGCGACCGCGTCGGGATCATCCGCGAGGGCGAACTCGTCGCCGTCGACACCATCGAGGGGCTCCGCGAGAACGTCGGCGGCGGGTCGACGCTCGTCGTCGAGGTGGATTCGGTCCCCGAGGACGCCGCCCACCGCCTGAAGAGCCTCGACGGCGTGAGCGAGGCGACGATCGAGGGGACGACGCTTCGGATCACCTGCGAGGACGACGTCAAGATGGACGCCGTCTCCGAGCTGGAGGCGCTGGGTGCGGACGTCTCCGACTTCTCGACCGAGGAGGCGCCCCTCGAGGACCTCTTCGCCGCCTACACGGAGGGCGAGCAATGA
- a CDS encoding alpha-ketoacid dehydrogenase subunit beta, with protein sequence MSTQSQSLTLVQAVRDGLKSEMERDGDVLVLGEDVGENGGVFRATEGLLEAFGEDRVIDTPLAESGIVGTAIGMAAYGFRPVPELQFSGFMYPAFDQIVSHATRLRTRSRGRLTCPMVVRAPYGGGIRAPEHHSESKEAFYTHEPGLKVVVPSTPYDTKGLLAAAIRDPDPVVFLEPKLIYRAFREDVPEGPYTVELGEAAVRREGEDLSVFTWGAMTRPTLEAAESVAEDGIECEVVDLRTLSPMDTDAIVESFKKTGRAVVVHEAPKTGGLAGEITATIQEEALYYQEAPINRVTGFDVPYPLYALEDYYLPEDTRIEDAIRETCGV encoded by the coding sequence ATGAGCACCCAATCACAGAGTCTGACGCTGGTACAGGCCGTCCGCGACGGACTGAAAAGTGAAATGGAACGCGACGGCGACGTGCTCGTCCTCGGGGAGGACGTCGGCGAGAACGGCGGCGTTTTCCGGGCGACGGAGGGGCTCCTCGAGGCGTTCGGCGAGGACCGCGTCATCGACACGCCGCTGGCGGAGTCGGGCATCGTTGGCACGGCGATCGGGATGGCGGCGTACGGCTTTCGGCCGGTTCCGGAGTTGCAGTTCTCGGGGTTTATGTACCCCGCGTTCGATCAGATCGTCTCCCACGCCACCCGCCTCCGGACCCGGTCGCGCGGGCGGTTGACCTGTCCGATGGTCGTCCGCGCGCCCTACGGCGGCGGCATCCGCGCGCCCGAACACCACTCCGAATCGAAGGAGGCCTTTTACACCCACGAACCGGGGCTGAAGGTCGTCGTCCCCTCGACCCCTTACGACACGAAGGGGCTGCTCGCGGCCGCGATCCGCGATCCCGACCCCGTCGTATTCCTCGAACCGAAGCTCATCTATCGGGCGTTCCGCGAGGACGTCCCCGAGGGACCCTACACGGTCGAGTTGGGCGAGGCGGCGGTCCGGCGCGAGGGCGAGGACCTCTCGGTGTTCACCTGGGGTGCGATGACCCGGCCGACGCTCGAGGCCGCCGAATCGGTCGCCGAAGACGGCATCGAGTGTGAGGTCGTCGATCTGCGGACGCTCTCGCCGATGGACACCGACGCGATCGTCGAGTCGTTCAAAAAGACCGGCCGGGCCGTCGTCGTCCACGAGGCTCCAAAGACCGGCGGCCTCGCGGGCGAGATCACGGCGACAATCCAAGAGGAGGCGCTGTACTACCAGGAGGCCCCGATCAACCGCGTGACTGGCTTCGACGTCCCCTACCCGCTGTACGCCCTGGAGGACTACTACCTGCCCGAGGACACGCGAATCGAGGACGCGATCCGGGAGACCTGCGGGGTGTAG
- a CDS encoding DUF7474 family protein, with protein sequence MRLRYRCPDCRTTSNLHDPGCEFEGTDRRHIEKAYTDLLGPLSARTYRDEDALREAVPERWSGLHAAVLGRLRSDQRVVEEEGSLRLLPPEEYTDRVSRPTFEPLKTIYEKGSVSGAHDHSVFAIVAFYEMVGLSWAEARENTVEWLEESGTWARGGFEESSPEELVDSKRHVYEQGYGWKQAATEAKAVIDRRVAAAKD encoded by the coding sequence GTGCGTCTCAGGTACCGCTGTCCCGACTGCCGGACGACGAGCAACCTCCACGACCCCGGCTGCGAGTTCGAGGGGACCGACCGTCGCCACATCGAAAAAGCGTACACGGACCTCCTCGGTCCGCTCTCGGCGCGGACGTACCGCGACGAGGACGCGCTCCGCGAGGCCGTCCCCGAACGCTGGAGTGGTCTCCACGCCGCCGTCCTCGGCCGTCTGCGAAGCGACCAGCGCGTGGTCGAGGAAGAGGGGTCGCTCCGGCTGTTGCCGCCCGAGGAGTACACCGACCGCGTCTCGCGGCCGACGTTCGAGCCGCTCAAGACGATCTACGAGAAGGGCAGCGTCTCGGGTGCACACGATCACTCCGTGTTCGCGATAGTGGCGTTCTACGAGATGGTCGGCCTCTCGTGGGCTGAGGCCCGCGAGAACACCGTCGAGTGGCTCGAGGAGTCCGGAACGTGGGCCCGCGGCGGATTCGAGGAGTCCTCGCCCGAGGAGCTCGTCGATTCGAAGCGGCACGTCTACGAGCAGGGCTACGGCTGGAAGCAGGCCGCCACCGAGGCGAAGGCAGTCATCGATCGCCGGGTTGCGGCCGCCAAGGACTGA
- a CDS encoding transcription initiation factor IIB, whose translation MSNERTVDRPREASSDESRGGSRTAVSQNSSRTEDATTESVDADIDACPECGGSVTATDTDERVCTDCGLVVEDQRIDAGPEWRAFDAAERDKRSRVGAPMTEMLHDKGLSTTIGFDKTDAYGNALGGRKRRQLKRLRTWNRRSKTENAHDRNLRHALGEIDRMASALGLPEPIRETASVIYRRALDEDLLRGRSIEGMAAASLYAASRLDGVARSIDEIATVSRVDDLEIKRAYRYIDRELGLETPPAHPNEYLGRFASELDCEEATERLARDLAETAVEAAVHSGKSPVGIAASALYAASRLRNEGLTQAAISETANVSEVTIRNRYREVLEVAEISPSE comes from the coding sequence ATGAGCAACGAACGCACCGTCGACCGCCCCCGCGAGGCTTCCTCGGACGAGTCTCGGGGGGGCTCGCGAACGGCGGTATCACAGAACAGCTCCCGCACTGAGGACGCTACCACAGAGTCCGTCGACGCCGATATCGACGCCTGTCCCGAGTGCGGCGGGTCCGTGACCGCCACCGACACCGACGAGCGCGTCTGTACCGACTGCGGGCTCGTTGTCGAGGACCAGCGGATCGATGCGGGTCCCGAGTGGCGCGCTTTCGACGCCGCCGAGCGCGACAAGCGCTCTCGCGTCGGCGCGCCGATGACAGAGATGCTCCACGACAAGGGACTCTCGACGACCATCGGCTTCGACAAGACCGACGCCTACGGCAACGCCCTCGGCGGCCGGAAGCGCCGTCAACTCAAGCGGCTCCGAACCTGGAACCGGCGATCGAAGACCGAGAACGCCCACGACCGCAACCTCAGACACGCCCTCGGCGAGATCGATCGGATGGCGTCAGCGCTCGGCCTCCCGGAGCCGATCCGGGAGACGGCAAGCGTCATTTACCGGCGCGCGCTCGACGAGGACCTCCTCCGCGGCCGCTCGATCGAGGGGATGGCGGCGGCCTCGCTGTACGCCGCCTCGCGGCTCGATGGAGTCGCCCGATCGATCGACGAAATCGCGACCGTCAGCCGGGTCGACGACCTCGAAATCAAGCGGGCCTACCGTTACATCGACCGCGAGCTCGGCCTCGAGACGCCACCGGCACACCCCAACGAGTACCTCGGCCGGTTCGCCTCCGAACTCGATTGTGAGGAGGCGACAGAGCGCCTGGCGCGTGACCTCGCAGAGACCGCCGTCGAGGCGGCGGTCCACAGCGGCAAGAGCCCCGTCGGGATCGCCGCGAGCGCGTTGTATGCGGCCTCCCGGCTCCGTAACGAGGGGCTGACACAGGCCGCCATCTCCGAGACGGCGAACGTCAGCGAAGTCACGATCCGCAATCGCTACCGCGAGGTGCTCGAAGTCGCCGAGATCAGCCCCTCCGAGTGA
- a CDS encoding DNA primase large subunit PriL, with protein MERLHARYPFLDASRAAVEAAGIDLATLVSEGGPAVERGHERVRRALLEGTTAAEEPRTWSTRAELLSYPIARVLVSLLDVPGATEKYAAAEAATARERFVDDFEADLELKSAAGGRLTLDRLLADFELAGGVEPTGDGRFDLDVTAYLGLAAELDDERWHLARRPLSGGTVPVRRPELYTLLREAVGRRVREGLPLSVPEAIEAPLSSELASIRRAIADLDPPTSFDTVTPGLFPPCMRALLSQARDGVGLSGLSDNSRFSLVSFLLAAGLDAEGVIDLCDVPEASAETIRAQVERLRDDDGAVAVPPSCTVMDEYGDCVDRDETCETIRHPLSYYEARLQRTPDDRVTDWRRDESGAS; from the coding sequence ATGGAGCGGCTCCACGCCCGATATCCGTTTTTGGACGCCTCGCGGGCGGCCGTCGAGGCCGCGGGGATCGACCTCGCGACCCTGGTCTCCGAGGGGGGACCGGCCGTCGAGCGGGGCCACGAGCGCGTCCGACGGGCGCTCCTCGAAGGGACGACCGCCGCCGAGGAGCCGCGTACGTGGAGCACCCGCGCCGAACTGCTGTCGTACCCGATCGCCCGCGTACTCGTATCGCTACTCGACGTCCCGGGGGCGACCGAAAAGTACGCCGCCGCGGAGGCGGCGACGGCCCGCGAACGCTTCGTCGACGACTTCGAGGCGGACTTAGAGCTAAAGAGTGCTGCGGGGGGACGGCTGACGCTCGATCGGCTGCTCGCCGACTTCGAGTTGGCCGGCGGCGTCGAGCCGACCGGCGACGGCCGCTTCGACCTCGACGTGACAGCCTATCTCGGACTCGCGGCCGAACTCGACGACGAGCGGTGGCACCTCGCCCGACGGCCGCTCTCGGGCGGGACGGTCCCCGTCAGGCGGCCGGAGCTGTACACGCTGCTTCGGGAGGCGGTCGGACGGCGGGTCCGTGAGGGGCTTCCCCTGTCGGTGCCGGAGGCGATCGAGGCGCCGCTGTCGTCGGAGCTGGCGTCGATCCGGCGCGCGATCGCCGACCTCGATCCGCCCACGTCTTTCGATACCGTCACGCCGGGGTTGTTCCCGCCGTGTATGCGGGCGCTGCTGTCGCAGGCCCGCGACGGCGTGGGGCTTTCGGGGCTGTCCGACAACTCTCGGTTCTCGCTCGTCTCGTTTCTGTTGGCGGCGGGGCTCGACGCCGAGGGCGTGATCGACCTGTGTGACGTCCCGGAGGCGTCGGCCGAGACGATACGGGCACAGGTCGAGCGCCTCCGGGACGACGACGGCGCGGTCGCCGTCCCGCCGTCGTGTACCGTGATGGACGAGTACGGCGACTGCGTCGACCGAGACGAGACCTGCGAGACGATCCGACACCCGCTGTCGTACTACGAGGCGAGATTGCAGCGGACCCCGGACGATCGGGTGACGGACTGGCGGCGAGACGAGTCGGGGGCGTCGTGA
- the pdhA gene encoding pyruvate dehydrogenase (acetyl-transferring) E1 component subunit alpha: MSARRDPRDRVQVLDEAGRVREGATVPDIGDGSLVAMYREMRLARHFDARAVSLQRQGRIGTYPPLSGQEAAQVGSAMALSDGDWLFPSYREHAAAHVRGVGLERTLRYWMGDERGNALDDVNVFSVAVPIATQVLHATGAAWAADRRGDDAAVLCCFGDGATSEGDFHEGLNFAGVFDVPAVFFCNNNQWAISVLRERQSASTSLAQKAHAYGFEGVLVDGMDPLAVYRVTTEALAKAKDPSPAADEAPGRATWPTLIEAIQYRFGAHTTADDPSVYRDDEEVERWKQKDPIPRLETYLRERGLLDDESVDTIEAEIEAGVAAAIEAAERTERPAPPDMFDHVHAERTAQLDEQAAALERLRERYGDEELLE, from the coding sequence ATGAGCGCGCGCCGGGACCCCCGCGATCGAGTCCAGGTGCTCGACGAGGCCGGGCGGGTTCGCGAGGGGGCTACGGTGCCCGACATCGGCGACGGGTCCCTCGTGGCGATGTACCGCGAGATGCGGTTGGCCCGCCACTTCGACGCGCGGGCGGTCAGCCTCCAGCGGCAGGGCCGGATAGGAACGTATCCGCCGCTGTCCGGCCAAGAGGCCGCACAGGTCGGCAGCGCAATGGCGCTGTCCGACGGCGATTGGCTGTTTCCGAGTTACCGCGAGCACGCGGCGGCCCACGTCCGCGGCGTCGGCCTCGAGCGAACGCTGCGATACTGGATGGGCGACGAGCGCGGCAACGCCCTCGACGACGTGAACGTCTTCTCGGTCGCCGTCCCGATCGCAACGCAGGTGTTACACGCCACGGGGGCGGCCTGGGCCGCCGACCGTCGTGGCGACGACGCCGCCGTGCTGTGTTGTTTCGGCGACGGCGCAACGAGCGAGGGCGATTTCCACGAGGGGCTCAACTTCGCGGGCGTCTTCGACGTGCCCGCGGTCTTCTTCTGTAACAACAACCAGTGGGCGATCTCGGTGCTCCGCGAGCGCCAGTCGGCCTCGACGAGCCTGGCCCAGAAGGCCCACGCCTACGGCTTCGAGGGCGTCCTCGTCGATGGCATGGATCCGCTGGCAGTGTATCGGGTCACGACCGAGGCGCTCGCGAAGGCGAAGGATCCCTCTCCGGCGGCCGACGAGGCCCCCGGCCGGGCGACCTGGCCCACGCTCATTGAGGCGATCCAGTACCGTTTCGGTGCCCATACGACCGCTGACGACCCTTCGGTCTATCGGGACGACGAGGAAGTCGAACGCTGGAAACAGAAGGACCCGATCCCGCGGCTAGAGACGTACCTCCGCGAGCGGGGGTTACTCGACGACGAGTCGGTCGATACGATCGAGGCCGAGATCGAGGCGGGAGTCGCGGCGGCGATTGAGGCCGCCGAGCGCACCGAACGCCCCGCCCCGCCCGATATGTTCGATCACGTCCACGCCGAACGGACGGCACAGCTCGACGAACAGGCCGCGGCCCTCGAACGGCTGCGCGAACGCTACGGCGACGAGGAGCTACTCGAATGA
- the ilvA gene encoding threonine ammonia-lyase, with translation MIRLEDVLAAAERVAETARKTPLERSRTFSEWTGADVRLKMEHLQQTGAFKIRGATNKIALLDEAEREAGVVAASAGNHAQGVALAATRAGVDATIVMPEYAPISKIDATRSYGAEVELHGVDYDAAAERAHEIEREAGRTFVHAFDDPAVMAGQGTIGLEIAEQCPEVETVVVPIGGGGLIAGIATAITELTDARVVGVQAEGAESAVRSLAAGEVLQRESVDTIADGIATRKVGEATFEVIKERVDEVVTVSDPEIADAVTSLLERSKTLVEGAGAVSLAAVTEERFEYDDGETIVPALCGGNIDLNVLTTVITRGLVERGRFLRVKTVLKDRPGALEELVELLSAHRTNIHAIEHDRASKDIAMNAAEVELDLETRGHDHVAELLAALEEHGYVVEVLS, from the coding sequence ATGATCCGACTCGAAGACGTGCTGGCGGCGGCCGAACGCGTCGCGGAGACGGCCCGGAAGACGCCCCTCGAGCGCTCCCGGACGTTCTCCGAGTGGACGGGCGCGGACGTCCGACTGAAGATGGAGCATCTCCAGCAGACCGGGGCGTTCAAGATCCGGGGCGCGACGAACAAGATCGCGCTGTTGGACGAGGCCGAACGCGAGGCCGGGGTCGTCGCCGCCAGCGCCGGCAACCACGCCCAGGGCGTTGCTCTCGCGGCGACGCGGGCGGGCGTCGACGCGACGATCGTGATGCCGGAGTACGCCCCTATTTCGAAGATCGACGCGACCCGGTCGTACGGCGCCGAGGTCGAACTCCACGGGGTCGACTACGACGCTGCGGCCGAGCGCGCCCACGAGATCGAACGCGAGGCGGGGCGGACGTTCGTCCACGCCTTCGACGATCCGGCGGTGATGGCCGGCCAGGGGACGATCGGCCTCGAGATCGCAGAGCAGTGCCCCGAGGTGGAGACCGTCGTCGTCCCGATCGGCGGTGGCGGGCTGATCGCCGGGATCGCGACCGCGATCACCGAACTGACCGACGCCCGCGTCGTCGGCGTCCAGGCGGAGGGAGCCGAAAGCGCGGTTCGGTCGCTCGCGGCGGGGGAGGTACTCCAGCGGGAGTCGGTCGATACGATCGCCGACGGCATCGCGACCCGGAAGGTCGGCGAGGCGACGTTCGAAGTGATCAAAGAGCGCGTCGACGAGGTCGTCACCGTCTCGGACCCGGAGATCGCCGACGCCGTCACGTCGCTTTTAGAGCGCTCGAAGACGCTCGTCGAGGGCGCGGGGGCCGTCTCCCTGGCGGCCGTCACCGAAGAACGCTTCGAGTACGACGACGGCGAGACGATCGTGCCCGCGCTCTGTGGCGGCAACATCGATCTCAACGTGCTTACGACGGTCATCACCCGCGGCCTCGTCGAGCGGGGGCGGTTCCTGCGGGTCAAGACCGTCCTGAAGGACCGCCCCGGCGCGCTCGAAGAGCTCGTCGAGTTGCTCTCGGCCCACCGGACCAACATCCACGCGATCGAACACGACCGGGCCTCGAAGGACATCGCGATGAACGCCGCGGAGGTCGAACTCGACCTCGAGACCCGCGGGCACGACCACGTCGCCGAGTTGCTCGCCGCGCTCGAGGAGCACGGCTACGTGGTCGAGGTCCTGTCCTGA
- a CDS encoding dihydrolipoamide acetyltransferase family protein, whose protein sequence is MVREFALPDIGEGLAEAEIVSWLVDPGETVSEDQPLAEVETDKAVVEVPSPVDGTVEELLAEPGEVVPVGTVIVTFAVDGEAADADADAAGTTGAGSAADPTAGTTGSDPEPADGRTFASPTTRRLARELGVDIGAVDGSGPGGRIADADVRAAAEGSDTSGSPDPGREPEGVDPATETDEEPKAATRRIDDEGSFGRRGEKGDSPSTTGAPGSADRDRTLAAPATRRRAEEAGVDLDSIPTDRTREGKAFVAPADVDAYAEAQRRAGAADAEALSADSAGGVASPDAGVSTATADHPASSADERIPYRGVRRTIGEQMERSKYTAPHATHHDEADVTDLVETRARLKGRAEERGSSLSYLPFVVKAVVAGLEQYPILNSHLDEDNEEIVLRGEYNVGIATATDAGLMVPVLKRAGEKSLLGIADGVNDLVERARDRSIDPEEMRDGTFSITNFGAVGGEYATPIVNYPETAILGLGEIKEKPRVVAGEVVPRKVLTLSLSIDHRVVDGADAARFTNTVIEYLESPELLLLE, encoded by the coding sequence ATGGTCCGCGAGTTCGCACTCCCCGACATCGGCGAGGGACTGGCCGAAGCCGAGATCGTCTCCTGGCTCGTCGACCCCGGCGAGACTGTCTCAGAGGACCAACCACTCGCGGAGGTCGAGACCGACAAGGCGGTCGTCGAAGTCCCTTCGCCGGTCGACGGGACGGTCGAGGAGCTCCTCGCCGAGCCCGGCGAGGTGGTCCCCGTCGGGACGGTGATCGTCACGTTCGCCGTCGACGGCGAGGCGGCCGACGCGGACGCCGACGCCGCGGGGACGACGGGAGCCGGTTCCGCAGCCGACCCTACGGCCGGCACCACTGGCTCTGATCCGGAACCGGCTGACGGCCGAACCTTCGCCTCGCCGACCACCCGGCGATTGGCCCGCGAACTCGGCGTCGATATCGGCGCTGTCGACGGGAGCGGTCCCGGCGGCCGGATCGCCGACGCCGACGTGCGCGCGGCGGCCGAGGGATCAGACACCTCCGGGAGTCCCGATCCCGGTCGGGAGCCTGAGGGTGTCGATCCGGCGACCGAAACCGACGAAGAGCCGAAAGCCGCGACCCGCCGGATCGACGACGAGGGATCGTTCGGGCGCCGGGGCGAGAAGGGCGACTCGCCGTCGACGACAGGGGCGCCGGGGAGCGCCGACCGCGACCGGACGCTCGCGGCCCCCGCGACCAGAAGGCGGGCCGAGGAGGCGGGCGTCGACCTCGATTCGATCCCGACCGACCGGACGAGAGAGGGCAAGGCGTTCGTCGCGCCCGCGGACGTCGACGCCTACGCCGAGGCGCAAAGGCGGGCCGGGGCGGCCGACGCGGAGGCGCTTTCGGCCGACAGCGCGGGCGGGGTGGCATCGCCCGACGCCGGCGTCTCGACCGCAACGGCCGACCACCCCGCCTCCAGCGCGGACGAACGCATCCCCTACCGAGGCGTCCGCCGGACGATCGGCGAGCAGATGGAGCGCTCGAAGTACACGGCCCCCCACGCCACGCATCACGACGAGGCCGACGTGACCGATCTGGTCGAAACCCGGGCCCGGCTCAAGGGGCGCGCCGAGGAGCGCGGTAGTTCGCTATCGTATCTCCCGTTCGTCGTCAAGGCCGTCGTCGCGGGGCTCGAACAGTACCCGATTCTCAACTCCCACCTCGACGAGGACAACGAGGAGATCGTCCTCCGCGGCGAGTACAACGTCGGGATCGCGACTGCGACCGACGCGGGACTCATGGTGCCGGTACTGAAACGCGCCGGCGAAAAGAGTCTCCTCGGAATCGCCGACGGGGTGAACGACCTCGTCGAGCGGGCGCGGGATCGCTCGATCGACCCCGAGGAGATGCGTGACGGCACCTTCTCGATCACGAACTTCGGCGCGGTCGGCGGCGAGTACGCCACGCCGATCGTCAATTACCCCGAGACGGCGATCCTCGGGTTGGGCGAAATCAAAGAGAAGCCCCGCGTCGTGGCGGGGGAGGTGGTTCCCCGAAAGGTGTTGACGCTCTCGCTGTCGATCGACCACCGCGTCGTCGACGGGGCCGACGCCGCCCGATTCACCAACACCGTCATCGAGTACCTCGAATCGCCCGAACTGTTGTTACTCGAGTAG
- a CDS encoding ABC transporter permease, with translation MSWRAVAEKDFRDAIRSRLLIVLTLLFTLFSAGAAYLVTEIDPPQQAAFTGEVTTVLLIRGLVSATAVFIPIVSIAVAYRSLAGERDSGSLKLLLSLPNSRLDVVLGKFVGRSGVVAVALFVGFAVGIVVTASLADAFSPLEYVVFVGISMLFAFVFIALTVGVSAFTSSTSRAAYGAFGLFVVFQFLWSSLAQGVAYAVNGFSFEGIEEGDAVFELFQVLTILDPTAAYRQGTLWVVRRLADNGESAPDLAFYLQDWFGFIVMALWIVVPLAVGYTRFESSDL, from the coding sequence ATGAGCTGGCGGGCCGTCGCCGAGAAGGACTTCCGGGATGCGATCCGATCGCGGCTGTTGATCGTGTTGACGCTGCTCTTCACGCTGTTTTCGGCCGGCGCGGCGTATCTCGTCACCGAGATCGATCCGCCACAGCAGGCCGCGTTCACCGGCGAGGTGACGACAGTGCTTTTGATTCGTGGTCTCGTCAGCGCCACCGCCGTCTTCATCCCCATCGTCTCGATCGCGGTCGCGTACCGCTCGCTGGCCGGCGAGCGCGACAGCGGGAGCCTGAAGCTCCTGTTGTCACTGCCGAACAGCCGCCTCGACGTCGTCCTCGGGAAGTTCGTCGGCCGATCGGGCGTCGTCGCCGTTGCGCTGTTCGTCGGGTTCGCCGTCGGGATCGTCGTCACCGCCTCGCTCGCCGACGCGTTCTCGCCGCTCGAGTACGTCGTCTTCGTCGGCATCTCGATGCTGTTCGCGTTCGTCTTCATCGCGCTCACGGTGGGCGTCTCGGCGTTCACGTCGTCGACCTCGCGGGCGGCGTACGGGGCCTTCGGGCTGTTCGTGGTCTTTCAGTTCCTCTGGTCGAGCCTCGCACAGGGGGTCGCCTACGCCGTCAACGGTTTTTCTTTCGAGGGGATCGAGGAGGGCGACGCGGTGTTCGAGTTGTTTCAGGTGCTCACCATCCTCGATCCGACCGCCGCCTACCGACAGGGGACGCTGTGGGTCGTTCGTCGGCTGGCCGATAACGGGGAGTCCGCCCCCGATCTGGCGTTCTACCTCCAAGACTGGTTCGGCTTCATCGTAATGGCGCTTTGGATCGTCGTTCCGCTGGCGGTCGGTTACACCCGCTTCGAGTCCTCAGACCTATAA
- a CDS encoding DNA polymerase sliding clamp produces the protein MFKAIVSADTLGAALDSVGVLVDECKIRLEEEGLTIRAVDPANVGMVDLELSANAFESYETDGGVIGVNLDRLEDIVAMADSGQLVHLELDEETRKLHISLDGLEYTLALIDPDSIRQEPDLPDLDLSSEVVIEGADINRSVTAADMVSDHIALGVDPDAEQFYVDAEGDTDDVHLELGREDLIDLTPGDARSLFSLDYLKDMNKAIPKDAEVTMELGEEFPIKMHFGFAEGDGHVTFMLAPRIQSD, from the coding sequence ATGTTCAAGGCTATCGTGAGCGCGGACACGCTCGGGGCGGCGCTCGACTCCGTCGGCGTGTTGGTCGATGAGTGCAAGATCCGCCTCGAGGAGGAGGGCCTCACGATCCGTGCGGTCGATCCGGCGAACGTCGGGATGGTCGACCTGGAGCTGTCGGCGAACGCCTTCGAGTCCTACGAGACCGACGGCGGCGTCATCGGCGTCAACCTCGACCGCCTCGAGGACATCGTTGCGATGGCCGACTCGGGCCAACTCGTTCACCTCGAACTCGACGAGGAGACCCGCAAGCTCCACATCTCCCTGGACGGGTTGGAGTACACGCTCGCCTTGATCGACCCCGACTCGATCCGGCAGGAACCCGACCTCCCCGACCTGGACCTCTCCTCGGAGGTCGTCATCGAAGGCGCGGACATCAACCGCTCGGTCACGGCCGCCGACATGGTCTCCGATCACATCGCGTTGGGAGTCGATCCCGACGCCGAGCAGTTCTACGTCGACGCCGAGGGCGACACCGACGACGTCCACCTGGAGTTGGGCCGCGAGGATCTCATCGATCTCACTCCCGGCGACGCGCGTTCGCTGTTCTCGCTGGACTACCTCAAGGACATGAACAAGGCGATCCCGAAGGACGCCGAGGTGACGATGGAACTCGGCGAGGAGTTCCCCATCAAGATGCACTTCGGCTTCGCGGAGGGCGACGGTCACGTCACGTTCATGCTCGCCCCGCGCATCCAGAGCGACTGA
- a CDS encoding DUF7472 family protein, which translates to MDRDAVVETAVAFVGAGTLAAIVLWIGSAYTDGSLTADGGLALVAAIAFFIILMSAIGFGLSRRY; encoded by the coding sequence ATGGATCGGGATGCCGTCGTCGAAACCGCCGTCGCGTTCGTCGGCGCAGGAACGCTCGCCGCGATCGTCCTGTGGATCGGCTCCGCGTACACCGACGGCTCGCTGACGGCCGACGGCGGTCTCGCGCTGGTCGCCGCCATCGCCTTCTTTATTATCCTCATGTCCGCGATCGGCTTCGGTCTCTCGCGGCGCTACTGA